ATCAACAAGTCAATAATGCTGATCGATGGTCCAAACACCTCCAAGTGTCCAAGTAGATATCACACCCATTGCGGTTTTGGTAAGATTAGATTCAGTTTACGGTAGTTATAAAGCAGATGTCACACCCATTGCAGATGTATTTGTCACGTCTAGTAGATTGAGTGGTTTTGTTATTTGTGATAAGATTTCTTCTGTGATTTACTATTACCGTGAACCGATGTATTCGTAGCCAGTGAGTTGTAATTGCAGTTGTCATGCCTAGGTGTTGTGTTCTCACATTTCTGGAGGTTGCATTGCATATATTTGGAGTATTAATTTCAGTAGTTAAAATATGCATATATTTGGAGTATTAATTTCAATAGTTAAAATATGCATATATTTGGAGTGAGATTGCCATATGTAGTTCAGAACTGACCTAGCATGCTTAATTTACACAGCATCTAAATCATGAGCTTAAGAAGCTGCTGTTTTGGAGTTGTGTGCCGCAATATGAGTAGTACATTTGTGAACCTGCTATGTAATGTTCAGATTCCAGCAAGGAAATTTGTGTGCCGCTATCCTGAACCTCCTCTGCTTTCTCTGAAACAGGTTTGCCATGTGAAGAAAAAGGATATGTGGGAGCTTTTGGATGGACAAAGGCTCCAGCAATGAAGAGAAGAGAGCTGCATTCCCTACTTGCAATTCTAGTAACTATCTTTGTTATAACTTGTAGAGTGTACCCGCAAAAAAAACTTGTAGAGTGTGATGGATTAATTAGGATGCTATGTAATCAGAGTACGTACCCTATCATATGTATCATGACTGATTGCGACCAAGGTCTGCATTCTGTGAAGAAGACTCCCATTTATATGTTTATTAGTGATACTTTGTTGCGCTTGCTCTACTACTTCTGTACATTATTTGTGGAATTGGTCTTATGTAGCACTATTTCAACTGGAGTTGGTCGAGTCCCGCTCATTTTTCAAATGTTGTGTCTTATCCTAAGCTTGTTGATAGGTGATCATTTCAGTACTGGCTTGTCATGTACTGACCCTGAACTCTGAAACTGATTCAACCAATGTGCTATCTTGATTGGTTATACCCAGGTACGTGTacaaatatatgatggaaaatatgcATTTTGACAAATTGCACCAAATTTTTAAGCAAATACTCTTTGCCTGTCTCGTGAAATGTGCCTGTGCAAATTTGCATCAATCCAAAATGTAGTGACATTCTTAGTACAACTGGTCATTTAGTTGACGTTATGAACATAAAACTGGTATGGACTAGTGCAGCATATGCAATACAAAAATAGTAAAAGCCATAATTAAGTGTGCGGGCATTAAAGGAACCTTTCATCTAAAAAATGAGCAACAACTCAAATTTGATAGCCTATTATTGTAAACATAGTCTCACAATTGTCTCTTCAATAAAGTGATTGTTGGTTCGAAAATAATGTAAACACTACTTGGGACAATAATTCAGCTCTAAAGCTTGAAATTGTAGAAAAACCAAAAGCCTACTGAAGAGGCTCGTCACTGCTGCCGAATTGTTATCTGCAAGTTTCTTCCTTTTGGGCGATGACCCATATTCTCTCAAGTCCCTCTCGCCGATATCCATGTACCCACATGCATATATGTCTTCTTTGGACATGCATATATGTCTTCTTCGGACATGTCCTGCCCAGAAGCATACGAAAGGTATTTAGATCATCATGCAAATGATGTGTCGCATGGTAATGCACTTGTAGCAACACGTGCAAAGAGGGTAACAAATTCACATAAAGCAGCCATTCTTCCAAATTGAGCCAATTCTGGTTTTCGAAGAAATACTATACATAATTACTGTCCATTCTATACAGCGCCATACACTGCCTAAATAGACAGATTCCTAGCTAATTTGAAGGGAAAATGGCCATAGTCCAGTGGCATAATCAGAAGAATGTAACTCTTTTTCACAGCACAAAGGTTCTGAACCCATCAACTTGCAAGTTATATTCCAATGAAATTTACCATGTCCTGTATTACCTACTGACTCCAATCACTGTAATCAAAAGCAGGGGGAAATAACTATTGCTCCCAGATATGCAATCCAAGATTTTCCTTTCATCATCAGTCCTGCGGATGATTTCTGCCTCCTCCACATATCCTGTTGTTTCCTGGATGTCAGGAACTTGCCACTCCTTGCAGTGAATTTCTGGCTGAACACCATAACTATCACAGTCCATCTTTTGTAGGCGCTTTTGCATCGATCTCATCTTACGTGGCATCTTAATCTTCTTCATCGTGGCTGCCCACTGCAAGAGGTACAATGCGGTGTATCAGTACCATGGAAGGCTTGAAAGGGGCGGAGATGGCATTACAAACTAGTTTCAATCAGGTGGTTGAGAAAAACAATGCAGAAACTGATATTACACTTGGGATACCAGACTAGTTCTACTTCACTTTCCCCTCAATCAAATCATGGTATTTGTGGACATAGCTTACTATTGGTCAAACAAAAGAAGGCAGGGACATTTTCGAATCTAAAGGTGGTCTTGCATCAACAAGCAGAAGTAGCTTTTACTTAACATCGACTCAAAGATCAACTCCAACAGTGAGGTTCAGATCTACCTCACTACATAAAAAAGTTTTAGATGTAGTTCATTATCTAAAAATATTCATCTATTATTAAACAACATCATTCAGATCAAGATTGATAGTGACCAAATCGACAGAATCTTGCATAGCAGGTTGAAGTCGGTTtcatcttcaaaatcttcaagCATGTCGGAGATGTCGTTCGCGGCATCCTTAAGCCGATTCAGCCACAGAAGCATGGACTTATGCTTGATAGACTCCCTCTCAACGTCGCCGAGCACAACCTCCACCGACTCTGGCATCATCTTCATGTTCTCCAGATCGTTCCTCAGTTTCCTGTGCAGCTTGATCTTGCCTGAAATGGTAGAATTGATCTCGCCACCTTGATGACTGCCGAGGCGAGCATGCCCCCGAGTGCCACCTCGACTGTCGACATGGCTTGTGCCTGTCGAGTTGGGCTGTCTGTGAATAGTGGATTCGTCATTGAAGCTCCGGCCCTTATCAATGTAACAAAGCATtggaagcaaaaaaaaaaaaacgaaTCAGCAACTGCAGAATCAATCATGACCTGTTTTATAGAATACAGATAtcacacacttgcaaataatcaagTCAATTAATAATATTTATAAAAGCTTAGACAAAAGGGAGTTGCCCACCTGCTCCATCAAGCATAAtactttcatgaatatatttgaaagGGGTTCTCTTCTCTATTACAATATGTCATTTGATGCACTGTTAAGTGTtcgaaagcaacttgaagaatttgAATTTCCTTGCAAAGCTATAAATGATGGTCTTTGGCTTCAGGTTAGTCTATCCCTGTAAAATGGGCTTTTTCCCCTATAAATGCTTTTTTCCCTGTAAGACCATCTCTGAAACTTTGCTGATTTGTTAATGCAGATGCTCCTGTGCCACAGAGTGCAAGCAATAGTTCCTGATACTTGCAGAAACTGTTGCCTTACAAGTAATTCTTGTGACTACAGGCAGGAGCATGATAGGACAAGTGCTTCAGGAACTGAAGGTAGTATCTGCCTTGCAGATGCCCAAGGCGATGGGAATGGTATGTTTAGTCCTGTGCGTGTTAACGTAAGAGGAGCAGCTGATGGACTTGCTGGCATTGGGAGAGGAAACTCAAATGTGACTGGTGCTGCTTGGGCTCCTACGCATCATAACGAAGCAACATTCAGAATTTAGTTACATGGCCACTGTGGAAAGCTGATGTGCTTCGTCAGATATTTTTACAGTTTCCAACTAGTAACCAGAACTGAAGAGCAATGGAAGCCTTGACTTTGCAAGGAAGAAGGTAGAGTAAGAGATATGGACCTGTAGATGGTGCTGCGCCGGGCTCTCCACAAATCCGGACTGGATTATGCAGACGTTGGGGACGACCTCCTCCGGGCGcggctgctccctctcctcggcGGCATGGGCGGACTACATGCCGACGTCAGCGAGGGGACGTGGTTGCGCGGGCCCGTGGAGATATCTTCCCCGTGCCTGGAGCTCGTCCGGCGACGCCGCTGAATATGCCACCACCACGACCATCCGGATCCTCCTGCGCTGGACGCCGATCTGGTCGAGGACTCATCTATgaggagaggagcgaggaggagaaGGCGCAGGAGAAGCGGCTGAGCCGGCGGCGCAGCGACCCgggagaggaggaggcgagcgGAGAGGGGATCGACAGATTGGGGACGAAGCGTGCAgggatatatt
The sequence above is drawn from the Triticum aestivum cultivar Chinese Spring chromosome 7A, IWGSC CS RefSeq v2.1, whole genome shotgun sequence genome and encodes:
- the LOC123150644 gene encoding uncharacterized protein, which gives rise to MKVLCLMEQGRSFNDESTIHRQPNSTGTSHVDSRGGTRGHARLGSHQGGEINSTISGKIKLHRKLRNDLENMKMMPESVEVVLGDVERESIKHKSMLLWLNRLKDAANDISDMLEDFEDETDFNLLCKILSICGQPR